In Candidatus Eremiobacteraceae bacterium, one DNA window encodes the following:
- a CDS encoding MerR family transcriptional regulator has translation MADVRRGSASLAGGQQKDWMTSGEVARALNMTRAAIRRWAREGLVDAIKTPGGQYRFRREALARLTDVKRLHPNGAPSSATTRRGRS, from the coding sequence GTGGCGGACGTGCGGCGCGGGAGCGCAAGTCTTGCCGGTGGTCAGCAGAAGGACTGGATGACGTCCGGTGAAGTGGCGCGCGCTCTGAACATGACAAGAGCCGCCATCCGGCGTTGGGCGCGCGAGGGACTCGTCGACGCCATCAAGACACCGGGCGGCCAATATCGATTTCGACGCGAAGCGCTCGCCCGTCTCACCGACGTCAAACGGCTCCATCCCAACGGCGCTCCGAGTTCCGCCACGACACGCCGAGGCCGGTCATGA
- a CDS encoding regulatory protein RecX has translation MDDPLAAVSVRPADGTLAAAVKLLSVRRLSRAQLAQKLRDRGYNPDSIDAALAECERRKYLDDRTYAQLLLKNLLERRALGSLRLLNELMRHGVDGDLARAVIAELEDSDEARIDQALAKLESARPNDGYGQLGRRLERLGFGAPAIASALRRSFARRGDMPDRIESLE, from the coding sequence GTGGACGACCCGCTCGCGGCGGTTAGCGTCCGCCCTGCCGACGGCACTCTCGCGGCAGCGGTCAAACTGCTTTCCGTGCGGCGTCTCTCCCGCGCGCAACTCGCTCAAAAGCTGCGCGACCGCGGCTACAATCCGGATTCGATCGATGCGGCCCTCGCTGAATGCGAACGCCGCAAGTATCTCGATGATCGCACATACGCACAACTCCTCCTGAAGAATCTGCTCGAGCGGCGCGCGCTCGGGTCGCTCCGGCTTTTGAACGAATTGATGCGGCACGGCGTCGACGGCGATCTCGCGCGCGCCGTCATCGCGGAGCTCGAGGATTCCGATGAAGCGCGTATCGACCAGGCCTTGGCAAAGCTCGAATCGGCCCGCCCGAATGACGGTTACGGGCAGCTCGGCCGGCGTCTGGAACGACTCGGCTTCGGCGCGCCGGCGATCGCCTCCGCACTGCGGCGCAGTTTTGCGCGTCGCGGTGACATGCCGGACCGCATCGAGAGCCTGGAATGA
- the recA gene encoding recombinase RecA codes for MSEKDKALENALAQIERQFGKGAIMKLGEASTTIAIEVVSTGSIALDVALGVGGLPRGRVVEIYGPESSGKTTLALHCIAEAQRNGGTAAFIDVEHALDPLYSSNLGVDLDNLLVSQPDTGEQALEIAEMLVRSNAIDIVVVDSVAALVPKAEIEGDMGDAHVGLQARLMSQALRKLTAAISKSRTTMVFINQIREKVGVMFGNPETTSGGRALKFYASVRLDVRRLETIKSGTDVIGNRTRVKVVKNKVAPPFRVADFDIMYGKGISKTGSLIDVGLELNLVGKSGSWYTYGDTRIGQGRENSKTYLEEHSDVADELETKIRATLLKPNQPAVDNGSARYAVVGE; via the coding sequence GTGTCGGAAAAGGATAAAGCTCTCGAGAACGCCCTCGCGCAGATCGAGCGGCAGTTCGGCAAAGGCGCGATCATGAAGCTCGGCGAGGCTTCCACCACAATCGCGATCGAGGTCGTGTCAACGGGGAGCATCGCCTTGGACGTCGCGCTTGGAGTCGGCGGCTTGCCGCGCGGCCGCGTGGTCGAGATCTACGGGCCGGAGTCGTCAGGCAAGACCACGCTCGCGCTGCACTGCATCGCGGAGGCGCAGCGAAACGGCGGCACGGCTGCGTTCATCGACGTCGAACACGCGCTGGATCCGTTGTATTCGTCCAATCTCGGCGTGGATCTGGACAATCTGCTCGTCTCGCAACCCGATACGGGTGAACAAGCGCTCGAGATCGCCGAGATGCTCGTGCGCTCCAACGCCATCGACATCGTCGTCGTCGACTCGGTCGCCGCACTCGTGCCCAAGGCCGAGATCGAAGGCGACATGGGCGACGCCCACGTCGGTCTGCAGGCCCGACTCATGTCGCAGGCGTTGCGCAAGCTCACCGCCGCCATCAGCAAATCGCGCACCACGATGGTGTTCATCAATCAGATCCGCGAGAAGGTCGGCGTGATGTTCGGCAACCCCGAGACCACGAGCGGCGGCCGCGCGTTGAAGTTCTATGCCTCAGTCCGGCTCGACGTGCGGCGCTTGGAGACGATCAAGTCCGGCACCGACGTCATCGGCAACCGCACGCGCGTCAAGGTCGTGAAGAACAAGGTCGCGCCGCCGTTCCGCGTGGCCGACTTCGACATCATGTACGGCAAGGGCATCAGCAAGACGGGCTCGCTCATCGACGTCGGACTCGAGCTCAACTTGGTCGGCAAGAGCGGATCGTGGTACACCTACGGCGACACGCGCATCGGACAAGGCCGCGAAAATTCGAAGACGTATCTCGAGGAACACTCCGACGTCGCCGACGAGCTCGAGACGAAGATCAGGGCCACGCTGCTCAAGCCGAACCAGCCGGCCGTCGACAACGGCAGCGCCCGCTACGCGGTCGTCGGCGAATAG
- a CDS encoding ABC transporter permease, translated as MARFLSARAARFVAVLFTATVLTRLFLHWIPGNPIQILLGEHASHADVIRLTRDLGLDQPWYVQLFAYLGQVLHGNLGVSLADNEPVVSKLAAYFPATVELAFCAMVVAVVMGVPAGIIAALNHRTWIDTAISVLVLIGVSVPVFWLGWMLLWLIAYEPSKLWHLDLLPIGGRISLRYDVPVRTHFMTVDALLAQNWPAFGDVIRHLALPAITLGTIPMSIIAKMTRAGMLEVMQTDYIRTARAKGLSSFAVVVHHGLRNALIPIVTIVGLQTGLLLGGAVLTESIFAWPGVGRLAFEAISNRDYPLINGTILLFAATFVTVNLVVDVLYAVLNPRIRYA; from the coding sequence GTGGCGAGATTCCTGAGCGCGCGAGCAGCACGCTTCGTGGCGGTGCTCTTCACCGCGACCGTTCTCACCCGGCTCTTCCTGCACTGGATCCCCGGCAACCCCATTCAGATATTGCTCGGCGAGCACGCGTCACATGCAGATGTGATCCGACTGACGCGGGATCTCGGTCTCGATCAGCCTTGGTACGTTCAACTCTTCGCATATCTCGGCCAAGTACTCCACGGCAATCTCGGCGTCTCGCTCGCCGACAACGAACCCGTTGTGAGCAAATTGGCGGCGTACTTCCCCGCCACGGTGGAGCTCGCGTTTTGCGCGATGGTCGTCGCGGTCGTGATGGGAGTTCCGGCCGGCATCATCGCGGCGCTGAATCATCGCACGTGGATCGACACGGCGATCTCGGTGCTCGTGCTCATCGGCGTCTCGGTGCCGGTCTTTTGGCTTGGCTGGATGCTGCTCTGGCTGATCGCGTACGAACCGAGCAAGTTGTGGCACTTGGATCTGCTGCCGATCGGCGGTCGCATCTCGTTGCGCTACGACGTTCCCGTGCGCACGCATTTCATGACCGTCGACGCGCTGCTCGCGCAGAACTGGCCGGCTTTCGGGGACGTGATCCGCCATCTCGCACTTCCGGCGATCACCCTCGGAACGATCCCGATGTCGATCATCGCGAAAATGACGCGCGCCGGCATGCTCGAGGTCATGCAGACCGACTACATCCGTACTGCGCGGGCAAAAGGTCTCAGCAGTTTCGCGGTCGTCGTGCATCATGGGCTGCGCAACGCCTTGATCCCGATCGTGACGATTGTAGGATTGCAGACGGGATTGCTGCTCGGCGGCGCGGTGCTCACGGAGAGTATCTTTGCGTGGCCGGGCGTAGGACGCCTCGCTTTTGAGGCGATCAGCAACCGCGACTATCCATTGATAAATGGAACGATTCTACTCTTCGCCGCGACGTTCGTGACGGTGAATCTCGTGGTGGACGTGCTTTACGCGGTGCTCAATCCTCGCATCCGATACGCGTAG
- a CDS encoding polyphenol oxidase family protein, with protein MSSAVPNRSVVREDLGGGFHFVADGTSEAIIGSGLPDGYEMWLTPASVNARNRAELAAWVEHRAHGADARLRGVDQVHGTIVLDGAELRDGRRREADGVSASSADDIPVVMAADCAPVWLADVFARVFVLVHAGWRGVRRGIIEAGVRSLTSHGGRPECAVAAIGPHLQACCFEVGPEVAEQFPGFTQPASTLVVERHRSDSVALDLAASIAAALHGAGVHTISICEACTRCRADLLHSYRRNGKGGPLMAALALLPQAGL; from the coding sequence ATGAGCAGCGCGGTTCCGAACCGTTCGGTCGTGCGCGAAGATTTAGGCGGCGGCTTTCATTTTGTCGCCGACGGCACAAGCGAAGCTATCATCGGATCCGGTCTTCCGGATGGCTACGAAATGTGGCTGACGCCGGCATCGGTGAACGCGCGAAACCGCGCCGAACTGGCCGCGTGGGTGGAGCACCGCGCACACGGTGCAGACGCCCGCCTGCGCGGCGTGGATCAAGTGCACGGCACGATCGTCCTCGACGGTGCAGAACTTCGCGATGGGCGCAGGCGCGAGGCCGACGGGGTCAGCGCTTCCTCGGCCGACGACATTCCGGTCGTGATGGCCGCCGACTGCGCGCCGGTTTGGCTTGCAGATGTCTTCGCGCGCGTCTTTGTGCTCGTTCACGCCGGGTGGCGCGGCGTTCGGCGCGGCATCATCGAAGCTGGCGTTCGATCGCTTACATCGCATGGCGGCCGCCCCGAGTGTGCTGTCGCTGCGATCGGCCCGCATCTCCAGGCTTGCTGCTTCGAGGTCGGGCCGGAAGTCGCAGAGCAGTTCCCCGGGTTCACGCAGCCCGCCAGCACGCTGGTTGTCGAGCGGCACAGATCGGATAGCGTTGCCCTTGATCTCGCAGCCTCGATCGCGGCTGCGCTGCACGGCGCAGGTGTGCACACGATCAGCATTTGTGAGGCGTGCACCCGCTGCCGCGCCGACCTGCTGCACTCATACCGGCGCAACGGCAAAGGCGGCCCGCTCATGGCGGCGCTCGCGCTGCTGCCGCAAGCAGGTCTTTGA
- the ftsY gene encoding signal recognition particle-docking protein FtsY, which translates to MQWLQNFREGLAKTRGELAGHWNALIGRRLVDDEFWDEFEETLIGADFGAATTGKIVEDLKTAAQQRNLTAADDVIKAFRQDVSEYLQHPAMAPLRAAAKPHVVLVIGVNGSGKTTTIGKLAAQERRSGKTVLLVAGDTFRAAAAEQLAIWGGRVGADVVRHKEGADPAAVIFDGLAAAKSRKIDTVYIDTAGRLQTKHNLMEELKKIRRVIGREVDGAPHETLLVLDATTGQNALSQAKLFHEATQVTGVVLTKLDGTAKGGIIVAVMDQVDLPVKYVGFGEKIEQLNAFDPRSYVDALF; encoded by the coding sequence GTGCAGTGGCTTCAAAACTTCCGCGAGGGGCTTGCCAAGACTCGAGGCGAGCTCGCAGGTCATTGGAATGCGCTGATCGGCCGGCGTCTCGTCGACGATGAATTCTGGGATGAATTCGAGGAAACGCTCATCGGGGCGGACTTCGGCGCCGCCACCACGGGCAAGATCGTCGAAGACCTCAAGACGGCGGCCCAGCAGCGCAACCTGACCGCGGCCGACGACGTCATCAAAGCCTTCAGGCAAGACGTCTCCGAGTATTTGCAGCATCCGGCCATGGCGCCGTTGCGCGCCGCCGCCAAACCTCACGTCGTCCTCGTGATCGGGGTGAACGGCTCGGGCAAGACGACGACGATCGGCAAACTCGCGGCACAGGAGCGCAGGAGCGGCAAAACGGTGCTCCTCGTGGCGGGAGATACGTTTCGCGCGGCGGCTGCCGAGCAGCTCGCGATCTGGGGCGGTCGCGTGGGCGCGGACGTGGTGCGCCACAAAGAGGGGGCCGACCCGGCAGCCGTGATCTTCGACGGCCTGGCGGCTGCGAAGTCCCGCAAGATCGATACCGTCTACATCGACACGGCCGGGCGGCTGCAGACCAAACACAATCTAATGGAAGAATTGAAGAAGATCCGGCGCGTGATCGGCCGGGAAGTCGACGGCGCACCGCATGAGACCTTGTTGGTGCTCGACGCGACCACGGGTCAAAATGCGCTCTCCCAGGCGAAGCTCTTTCACGAGGCGACGCAAGTAACCGGGGTCGTGCTCACGAAACTAGACGGCACAGCGAAAGGCGGGATTATCGTCGCGGTGATGGACCAAGTCGATCTTCCGGTCAAGTACGTGGGCTTTGGTGAGAAGATCGAGCAACTCAACGCGTTCGATCCTCGATCGTATGTGGACGCACTATTTTGA
- a CDS encoding FHA domain-containing protein: MTDRTMELSAGGRRPSSPAPLPRNVHATRVCGRCMAGNSTGETFCKVCGDELPAPTEAAQTFDLATRRIISPPLVAQLIIHEDGVGSAGGTASLSKDVTLIGRASPPDRVFPEVDLTGADPDVYVSRRHAFILRRHDGFAVEDLDSANGTYVNGTCRLAPHVVTLLKDGDIVTFGRTRCTYRMATPSA; the protein is encoded by the coding sequence ATGACCGACCGCACGATGGAGTTATCCGCCGGCGGGCGTCGTCCGTCGTCGCCGGCGCCTCTGCCGCGCAACGTCCACGCGACCCGCGTCTGCGGCCGCTGCATGGCCGGGAATTCGACCGGCGAGACATTTTGCAAAGTATGCGGCGATGAACTGCCGGCGCCGACAGAAGCAGCGCAGACCTTCGATCTCGCGACGCGAAGAATCATATCGCCGCCGCTCGTCGCGCAGTTGATCATCCACGAAGATGGCGTCGGCAGCGCCGGTGGAACTGCTTCCCTGAGCAAAGATGTCACGTTGATCGGCCGCGCTTCTCCGCCCGATCGCGTGTTTCCGGAGGTCGATCTGACAGGCGCCGATCCAGATGTCTACGTCTCGCGCCGTCATGCATTCATTCTGCGCCGCCACGACGGATTTGCGGTCGAAGACCTCGATAGCGCAAACGGTACCTACGTGAACGGGACATGTCGCCTTGCTCCGCACGTGGTCACCTTGCTCAAGGATGGCGACATCGTCACGTTCGGCCGGACCCGCTGCACGTATCGGATGGCGACGCCGAGCGCTTAA
- a CDS encoding FliA/WhiG family RNA polymerase sigma factor, whose product MTSRTPVRDRCTIAGTTLTREEIIHKYLHLVKYVAGRISINLPAHVEINDLVNEGILGLIDAINKYDDSRGVKFETYAITRINGAILDALRALDWVPRAVRQKAREMERVFADLEGKLGRAPDDEEVAGGLGISLRDYHALLLKVRGTSILSLEEFLPNERGHDVALVDSLKDGGPDPTFILESTEMKGALASAVDSLPPQERTVISLYYFEGLTLKEIKSVLDVSESRVSQIHAQAVIRLRSKLKAMHVEGGFREGDPNVKQKYVRKKPQTAS is encoded by the coding sequence ATGACGTCGCGCACGCCGGTTCGAGACCGCTGCACGATCGCCGGCACAACGCTCACCCGCGAAGAGATCATCCATAAGTACCTGCACCTCGTGAAGTATGTCGCGGGCAGGATCTCGATCAATCTTCCCGCGCACGTCGAGATCAACGACCTCGTGAACGAGGGAATTCTCGGCCTCATCGACGCGATCAACAAATACGACGATTCGCGGGGCGTGAAGTTCGAGACGTATGCGATCACGCGCATCAACGGCGCCATCCTCGACGCGCTGCGCGCGCTCGACTGGGTGCCGCGAGCCGTGCGGCAGAAAGCGCGCGAAATGGAGCGCGTTTTCGCCGATCTTGAAGGCAAACTCGGCCGTGCGCCGGACGACGAAGAAGTGGCCGGAGGGCTCGGCATCTCGCTGCGCGACTACCACGCGCTCCTGCTCAAAGTGCGCGGCACGTCGATTCTCTCGCTCGAAGAATTTCTGCCGAACGAACGCGGCCACGATGTCGCGCTCGTCGATTCGCTCAAAGACGGTGGTCCGGATCCAACGTTCATCCTCGAATCAACGGAGATGAAGGGTGCGCTCGCAAGCGCCGTGGACAGCCTGCCGCCGCAAGAGCGGACCGTGATCTCGCTCTATTACTTCGAGGGCCTCACGCTCAAAGAGATCAAGAGCGTGCTCGACGTCTCGGAGTCTCGCGTTTCGCAAATCCACGCCCAAGCGGTGATCCGCCTCCGTTCGAAGCTCAAGGCGATGCATGTCGAGGGTGGTTTCCGCGAAGGCGACCCAAACGTCAAGCAGAAGTACGTCCGGAAAAAGCCGCAGACCGCCAGCTGA